tctaagtgtcataaggtttctctccgattcatgaaaatgatagtgaggaaactctttcactaagtagatttaagtggatagcaagtgtgaagtttgcattctcatgtcgttagtggagcgtgtgtggttaaccggcacactaactaatgagaatggcaaaggtttagactcacatgtgaactatctaaggaaaggtttagactccatgtgtatgatttgataaagtcttatcaaggcaatctagtatcagaaatctgactaATTTCTAGGtagatgtcaaagctagtgggagcataaagtgttatgctagttagataataatcattatgctagtgggagcatgatgattatgttgcaagttagcaatgttaattatagaaaacaaaagtttcaactcgctttgaaaaagttgttttactataattaagggagagaaatttatacttcattccaattctacaagcttagattgagattttaatcaactttagtcaagaatatatatgaatgttatgatggaatggttcaacataaggaatttctatatatgttgctttctcaaaattcgattatgattactgcatccctcttcatagttcgaattatgagaacatggcaaataaaaattttatagcatgaatcgtatcccatatgcttcggatataggatcgattgcatgtattataatattcatccattctaaattttcctaatgcttaaggcgttaagaagggaaaagggattagaactagatatgactaagatgattaagcaattgtcgagaacaatttggggttttccaaagtttggttactcatggacaattggaagtatagagtaaggatcgtattgacatattttggaaagaggcaactcttgttcaaaagtgatggtcacgatgggaatatggaaattttTCCATAGGTGGAGGTtgttctttgaatctgtgtaagattaaagaacttaatgcaaagaaggatgttcaaaggaatgtactttgaatttgagacttcatctccatggaattgctttccattggaatactttgtaacgtttgttgccaagtctttgtgacttgtgtgaatatcattacaagaggatcattgcatagattatggtaaatgacaagaacttggtattcttacatttacaataaggattgggattgtgaaatgagaatcattgaagtcatgttcaattgatatacatttcacaaagagacgaccacatgtaaacatagtgtgaatacttggagtatggcatagctattgtttagagaaacatattatgcatgcttggagcatggcatcactactgtttcaattcaagtattaagttgattagtcgaaacatgaataatgagtgatcaatatggtgcttagataaaaggtgttttatttatgctcaaagtgttgaggccatataggactagtattattttgtgtttcactttgcatgttttgacttccagaacaacTAAGTCATTCTACCGAATaaccaagttattcaaaccatccacagtcggtcatatgttggaagtagatatgaatcaagactgtcgtgaatttagcttgtatgatttgtctaaagtgctttagacaatgcaatagttgctacaacattcatgagtaatcataagggctgagtattggattcaacccacactcatttggattcacttcatggattttatcacgagtgaatcatgagacgataatatcttatattcttcaaacctagagatatgagttgttgactatgagttggttatacattgattgcacgtaaacgcattggtaactcgatgctataaaacgtgcctttgtgtatgattcaacaagtagtcagtacaagcatatgagtcgaagtttatccattccttttaccctcaaagggataaaagcgatatctgtgggcccctcgaagatttagtgatgacaaaagtaagtgctcggtcggggctggactgatttgatttattcaattagtcagtcgtcataaatcagaaatcgggaaacaacaaatggacagagagaattattataatccatgtctcggtccatatgatatctagaatggaggaatatatgatcacttatctaatggacaagtcattgacaaaggtcagagttcatctacaaggtcagagttcgacagaagcttttgcgagctacgattgctagtcgggttctgaagtcatatatgcaataatagttttagacttatccaagtgggagactgttggattaatgtctaagtccataactataattggtaaggcttgacccgacccgacatggtccatttgggttgcatggcatcatgcacttggatagactaaaatgagagaaataacacttaaggtttattaatatattataagttctaatatattaataaagattatttaattagtattgatcaagaattaatctagaattaattaagtgatcaaaagaagactaattaaatatatgggttgattgtgtaaatcatccatacttatatagtgggctaatgctccatggattatcaagttgggctcaaacccattggatgctccatggtgtatttgaacccatggacccaaggaaatggaaagccatgacaattagggtttaccctaattgtaacaactatataagcatcttattgatgtgagaaatcggccactaagatatgcatggagggcaagtcgattcttgaagtgttctaatttctctctaagttattccaagtgtttatggtgttgtgtgaaccatttgaggtgtcacacttggggcactaggcactcaagcttcatgaagacaagcaccaacaaaaggtatgttattctaacttgtgttattcaaagtttttgtatgctagaatagaacaataccttggaaagttgatatttgcatgtataatagagaaaacatagatacaaggtatttagggttgcatgtacacttaggagtgttagactactcaaaacccaacagcaatATGGTAAATTGCAAAATACATTAGGAGTAATAATACTCCACATGTAGAAGATGTTGAGAGTGGGGACTTTATCGTCATCCTTTCGCATGTTTATAGAGCTCGCGATCAGATGATGTATTAGGCGATGGATCGGGGAGCGGATCATCCCCTCTTGAGTGGATGAAGGGATATAGACTTGGTTGGCAATGGTGTTCCACCAAGTAGAGGCTACCACACCCTTGGGCAAGTCTTTATGGCACTGCTCCAAAATTGACTCAAAAGTCTCAGACATGATCTCATTTTGATCATAAATTCCCAGCCTCCACGCCAACTCAGCAATGCTACATTGGCGGAACTCTCCTCCAAGGTAGAATGAAATAATGTTTGAACTATAGTAGTCATCACCACCACGGAAATAGATGGTGGCAAAGAATTCCCAGCAAAGCTCTTGATACACCGACTCTTGCAGCTTAAACAACCGACTCCAACTGTCACATATTATTTGCACCCCATTAATTTCACAAGAATTGACCAAATAATGGCTTAGTGCTTCTTCCAGCCCAGCTTTCCCCATCCAAGACCAGTCTAACTCATTAGGAACATATATTTTCTTTCGCCTTAAATCCTCCATCTTGTTTTTTGTTTGTGTAAGCGAAGACTTGTTGGTGATGCTTGGAAAAGTCAACCACGGAATGTCCCTATAACCGCCTCCTCATGAGCTTTGACCTCTCCTAGGCATGGTTCCTGCACAACAAAGAAACAAGAAAACCACAAACACAATACCTAAAGTGTTAAGAATAGAAAAATATTGGCCATCAgcaccatggactcgccgagtccatgaactacttggcgagtaggacgaACAGCGGGAGTCCAAAATCACTCTGATGAAATTAAACGGCCAAATCCAAAAATTATTTCAGGGGTTTGCTTTGGTATGTTCCAGGAGTctatgtagcacccggttcccggtacgtaaatcttatttgagtattttccatttttagccttggactcggcgagtcataggtccgactcaccgagtagagacaggacccgggacatgtttaagttggtgactcggcgagtccatattccgaactcggcgagtcaccgctgttggatgaaaccctaagtttcaggggtttgcgccctatttaagcctcatgtccgccccaagcaagcccccattcaccctcagagcccccaaccctcgttcaaagcttatttcctagagagtttgaagcatttttgtgtgttcttgaaggttttcaGAAGGAAGTggtgtagatcaagaggaagggaaggaagccaagcatcttagtgttctctTAGTGATTCCTtcgaggtataacccgttttccctctgtttctatgcttattactccattaagtctttcgtgagcccttccccaagcttgtatgtgcaacataattcgtaataagttgattggcctttagatctaggcatggttgagctccaggagctcagatctgttgcctttatggacccatattgcatgaagaccctagatctacccttttggtgcattttgaaccctaaaactctCATGGAGgaatatttacacgtaaagttggaaactttatgtgttattcatgctctagaAACCCAGatttgtgaatggcatggactggatccAAGCAAAATCGCGTTTATAGTGcttgcatggtaacgactcggcgagtcgttcatctgactcggcgagtctgctcgcgagtctccgagtttgtccccttttcattgtgtcgagtgtgagcaatgagtcacggggtgtgactcagtgagttggaagccgaacccatccatgaaggaactcggcaagtcattgccctgactcggcgagttcaaggcaatctccttagatcaagatcagactcggcgagttgttcatacaactcggcgagtcgcaacataagtgttcatcggatgaagatgaacccgacgagttgttcatacagctcggagagtaggatgaaggacttgaacatcagtttggaaggagaaatcgtcgagtcaacgcctaactcgacgagtagagatgggaTTCAGGGCAATCgagtggatagggactcggcgagttggagagccaactcggcgagtcgggtcaactaaaagttgactctgactttgacttatgacgtgatcaggggtaaaatggtcattttacccaaaggacagttagcagtgcttgattgagtatgttgtgggaattacagccggaggatttccggagcagcagtagacagtcggttcccgatcagatcagcagctactttgaggtgagttaccttccagtagcggtgggtctacggccacaatgttggcccaccagtaggagtcgtatgttagatgattgtctttgtgatatcatctaggttttctgctacctgatatgttatatgctagcatgatatgttttatgtgatagaggtagagatcggttgttaggaccgaagggcagttcggacaccccagaaatgtctgacagtatatgattatgtgtttgcatgctggcttgttatgttatatgcaatagaggtagtaggaggggaccagtccctgagttcggttgttaggaccgaagggtagttcatacaccccagatatgtttgataatatgttatgtatgatgtatgtgttagtagcagtaggggtgaaatagtccctaaggctcggttgtcaggaccgacgggtagtcagcaccccagaatagcttgacacgggtagtcagcaccccagaatagcttgacacgggtagtcagcaccccagaatggcttgacacgggtagtttggcaccccagaatggcctcacgggtagtcggcaccccagaatgaccgtaccgggtagtcaggcaccccagaatagcctggcagtatgtatgttatgtgttgtacggtatgtggtacgatgggggaactcactaagctttgtgcttatgtttttcagttgttgtttcaggtacctcttcagccaaggggaaggagcaggcacggtagcggctcatcacacacactCCTTGATTCCGCATTTATGATTTTaccctgggattgatactctgatattttggttgtttgaCTGTTATGGATttcaaatttggttttcgatgtgaaatggtttaattaagcaatgttttaattattaattttttctaaagtaatgttttaaaaacgaaatttttggacttgaaaattggaTCGTTACAGTCTATGTTTGTAAAGATTCACGTCTAAAACGTCCTAATttgtcaaaaatcaaaaccctagaatccaaGTCTTCCCAAAAACGGGATTTTCCAGAAATTAAAGGTGTTATTACACCAAAGATCGAAACTTGTAAAGGATTAAGAGCTAAAGTTGTTACCTTGTTGGTTGAAATTGCAAAATAAGAGAAGATCAAGATggatgcttgagagtgtttgCACGTCGAGTGGGGGGGAGGCGGCTCGTATGAATGGCTTAGTGTTGCAAATTAGGGTAAAAACCCCTCTTTTACAGAatgtaataaaaataattttttttcgggTAAATATATGTACTCGTCGAGCAggcggaccaactcggcgagtagaagcctGATTCATTGATTTTTCGGGATTTCTAAAATGGACTCGTCTAGTAGCCTtagagactcgtcgagtttttcattctgtgaaaattttgagtttgcaaaataaaatatatgccaccccacacctgagcattgcttgccctcaagcaatcaTTTCGAACATAGAAGAAGATTGATAAAAACAAATCCAaagcaaaatgaaaaaaaatgaaaaagaaaagaaagcaaactctaaacgcgggttgcctcccggaagcgcttctttttaaggagtcttTAGTTGGACTCCTTCCTGCTTACGTCTCTGTAATCCCTTCCAGCAGcatcccttcttcaaattcttcatTTCTCGGAATTCCTTCTTCATATTTTTTCACCCtatgaccattgaccttgaaaggaGTTCCATCTCTTGATATTAGCTCAATAGCTCCATGTGGAAAAAATTTCTTTACTATAAATGGACTATCCCACCGTGTCCTAAGCTTGCCCAGAAATAGTTTTATCCTTGAATTAAAAAGTAACACCTTTTGTCCTTCGTAAAAGTCCTTATTACCCTTGAGTCTTTTGTCATGCCACTTCTTGGTCTTTTCTTTGTAAATCAAAGAACTAGTGTATGCCTCGTTCCTAAGATCTTCAAAGGCATTCAATTGCATTAACCAGTTAGTTCTAAATTCAGCTAGATCAAAATTGCACACCTTTAATGCCTAATAAACCTTGTACTCTATTTCAACCGGTAAGTGACAATGTTTTCCATAGACTAGCCTACATGGCGTAGTGCCAATAGGTGTATTAAAAGCTGTTCTAAATGCCCGTAGTGCATCATCAAGCTTATCTGACCACTCTTTCCTATTACTTCCAACCGATCTTTCTAGTATTCTTTTCAATGCCCTATTTGTAACTTCAGTTTGCCCACTCATTTGAGGATGATAGGATGTTGAAAATCTATGGTGAACACCATATTTTTGCAACACCTTAGCTAATTGATCATTGGCAAAGTGTGTGCCCCGGTCACTAATGAGAGCTTTAggaactccaaatcttgagaataatttatttaaaaatcgtACCACCACCCGAGCATCATTAGTGGGTAATGCTTGTGCCTCCGCCCATTTAGATACGTAATAAACCACCACCAAGATGTATTTATTTCCTTTAGACATGGGAAAGGGTCCCATGAAGTCAATCCCCCACACATCAAATATTTCACATATTTGGATGCTATTTGGGGCATTTCATTTCGGGATGATATATTTCCCGCTCTTTGGCATGAGTCACATTCCTTGACATATTGAGCAGCATCCTTGAAAATTGTAGGCAAATAGAACCCAATATCAAAAATCTTCTTCGCGGTGTAACgtgctccatgatgtcctccAGCAGGTCCACTATGGCAGTGTGCCAAAACGTCTTGACTTTCCTTCCTGAATACACATCTTCTTATCATTCCATCCGCGCAGCTTCGGAAAAGGTATGGCTCGTCCCAAAAGTAGTATTTAATTTCcaaaaagaatttcttcttttgttggtGAGTCAAATCTTTTGGGATATATTTGGTTGCTAAATAATTTGCTATATCTGCAAACCATGGCACTTCTCCCGCTACTACCAATATATACTCATTGGGAAAATCATCCCCAATTTTATCTTCTTCTAGCTTCTCCAAAAGTGGGTTCTCTAGTCTTGATAAATGATCGGCAACTATGTTTTCCATTCCCTTTTTATCGCCTACTTCGATATTAAATTCTTGTAGAAGTAGAAACCAACGTATCAATCTTGGCTTCACATCTTGTTTGGAAAATAGATACTTCAATGCGGAGTGATCGGTAAACATGATTGTCTTGGATAACATTAACTAAGGCCGGAACTTGTCAAAAGCATATAC
The genomic region above belongs to Lactuca sativa cultivar Salinas chromosome 4, Lsat_Salinas_v11, whole genome shotgun sequence and contains:
- the LOC111876803 gene encoding uncharacterized protein LOC111876803, which translates into the protein MSGQTEVTNRALKRILERSVGSNRKEWSDKLDDALRAFRTAFNTPIGTTPSEFRTNWLMQLNAFEDLRNEAYTSSLIYKEKTKKWHDKRLKGNKDFYEGQKVLLFNSRIKLFLGKLRTRWDSPFIVKKFFPHGAIELISRDGTPFKVNGHRVKKYEEGIPRNEEFEEGMLLEGITET